A part of Saccharomonospora amisosensis genomic DNA contains:
- a CDS encoding PHP domain-containing protein, with amino-acid sequence MNGVRIDLHTHSAVSDGTDSPAELVHVAAGAGLDVIALTDHDTTAGWQPAIQALPPGMRLVPGAELSCELVDEYGRTVSVHLLAYLFDPTSPALVAEQQRLRLERLRRFRVMAQWMAADGLPIDPDEVLGSLNPDTPVGRPHLARALVRAGVVSTVDEAFARYLGNGRGYYAPRADTPVEAAIDMIAEAGGVTVLAHAFAATRGPTVTPEVIAMLAGRGLAGLEVDHPEHDPRQREALRGLAKELDLVRTGSSDYHGSNKSIAIGQETTDTAEFERLVELASGSTVRVGP; translated from the coding sequence ATGAATGGTGTGCGCATCGACCTGCATACCCACTCCGCGGTCTCGGACGGCACCGACAGCCCTGCCGAACTCGTCCACGTGGCGGCAGGCGCGGGGCTCGACGTCATCGCGCTGACCGACCACGACACCACGGCAGGCTGGCAACCCGCGATACAGGCGTTACCGCCGGGGATGCGGCTCGTGCCCGGCGCGGAGTTGTCGTGTGAGTTGGTTGACGAGTACGGGCGCACGGTCAGCGTGCACCTGCTGGCGTACCTGTTCGACCCCACCTCGCCCGCACTCGTCGCTGAACAGCAGCGGTTGCGGCTCGAGCGGCTCAGGCGATTCCGGGTGATGGCGCAGTGGATGGCGGCCGACGGTCTGCCGATCGATCCCGACGAGGTGCTGGGTTCGCTGAACCCCGACACCCCGGTCGGCAGGCCACATCTCGCGCGAGCACTCGTGCGAGCGGGCGTGGTGAGCACGGTCGACGAGGCGTTCGCCAGGTACCTCGGCAACGGGCGTGGTTACTACGCGCCGAGGGCCGACACGCCCGTGGAAGCGGCGATCGACATGATCGCCGAAGCGGGCGGGGTCACCGTGCTTGCCCACGCGTTCGCGGCCACGCGTGGTCCCACGGTGACACCTGAGGTGATCGCGATGCTGGCTGGGCGGGGTCTCGCAGGCCTCGAGGTGGACCACCCCGAACACGACCCACGACAGCGCGAGGCACTGCGAGGACTGGCGAAGGAACTGGATCTCGTCCGTACCGGCTCCAGTGACTACCACGGAAGCAACAAGAGCATTGCGATCGGCCAGGAGACCACCGACACCGCCGAGTTCGAGCGGCTGGTGGAGCTGGCGAGTGGCTCGACGGTGCGGGTGGGTCCGTGA
- a CDS encoding acyl--CoA ligase family protein encodes MGATNDTWYTPLTPLSFLERSAEVFADKVAIAYGDRRITYRDFAAEVRRVASALRASGVERGDRVAYLLPNIPEMLVAHFAVPLAGGALVAINTRLAPAEIDYILRHSGAKLLIVDSALHNSVPADPSVREIVTVTDPASGVAADVAVGGISYADLLARGSAEPDEALPWAVDDERDTISINYTSGTTGRPKGVMYHHRGAYLNSLAEIVHSRHTSESRYLWTLPMFHCNGWCTTWAITAIGGTHVCLRAVDAAEIWRLLDTAGITHLNGAPTVLNTIANYPQAHPLAQEVVVTTAGAPPSPTVISRMTALGAKLVHVYGLTETYGPYTVCEWQDGWAKLDVESRSRLLARQGVGMVVTDGIRVVDDDMNDVPRDGTTMGEVVMRGNNVMSGYFADPEATEKAFRGGWFHSGDLGVWHPDGYIELRDRAKDIIVSGGENISTIEVEAAIDSHPAVLEVAVVGVPHDKWGERPKAYVVTRSGESVTEQELLDHVRSQIARYKVPEAVDFVAELPKTSTGKIQKFQLREREWAGRDTRVQG; translated from the coding sequence ATGGGCGCCACGAACGACACCTGGTACACGCCGCTGACTCCGCTGTCCTTCCTGGAACGTTCTGCGGAGGTGTTCGCCGACAAGGTAGCCATAGCCTACGGGGATCGCAGGATCACCTACCGTGACTTCGCTGCCGAGGTGAGGCGGGTGGCCTCCGCGCTGCGGGCCAGCGGTGTCGAGCGTGGCGACCGGGTCGCGTATCTGCTGCCGAACATCCCCGAGATGCTCGTCGCCCACTTCGCGGTACCGCTGGCCGGCGGCGCGCTCGTGGCCATCAACACCCGGCTCGCCCCCGCCGAGATCGACTACATCCTGCGGCACTCCGGTGCGAAGCTGCTGATCGTGGACTCGGCACTGCACAACTCGGTGCCGGCCGACCCCTCCGTGCGCGAGATCGTCACGGTGACCGACCCGGCATCGGGGGTGGCCGCCGACGTGGCGGTGGGCGGCATCTCCTACGCCGACCTGCTGGCCCGCGGGTCCGCCGAACCCGATGAGGCGCTGCCGTGGGCCGTCGACGACGAGCGCGACACGATCTCGATCAACTACACCTCCGGCACGACCGGCAGGCCGAAGGGCGTGATGTACCACCATCGCGGCGCCTACCTGAACTCGCTCGCCGAGATCGTGCACTCCAGGCACACGAGCGAGTCCCGCTACCTGTGGACGCTGCCGATGTTCCACTGCAACGGCTGGTGCACCACCTGGGCTATCACCGCGATCGGCGGAACGCACGTGTGCCTGCGGGCCGTGGACGCGGCCGAGATCTGGCGACTGCTGGACACGGCGGGCATCACGCACCTCAACGGGGCACCTACCGTGCTGAACACGATCGCCAACTATCCGCAGGCACATCCGCTGGCGCAGGAGGTGGTCGTGACGACGGCGGGCGCCCCGCCGAGCCCGACGGTCATCAGCCGTATGACGGCGCTGGGGGCCAAGCTGGTGCACGTGTACGGGCTGACCGAAACCTACGGGCCCTACACGGTCTGCGAGTGGCAGGACGGCTGGGCCAAGCTGGACGTGGAGTCACGCAGCAGGCTGCTCGCCCGGCAGGGCGTCGGCATGGTGGTCACCGACGGCATCCGCGTGGTGGACGACGACATGAACGACGTGCCCCGCGACGGCACCACGATGGGTGAGGTCGTGATGCGCGGCAACAACGTCATGTCCGGGTACTTCGCCGACCCCGAGGCAACCGAGAAGGCCTTCCGCGGCGGCTGGTTCCACTCCGGTGACCTGGGTGTGTGGCACCCGGACGGCTACATCGAACTGCGCGACAGGGCCAAGGACATCATCGTTTCCGGTGGCGAGAACATCTCCACGATCGAGGTGGAGGCCGCCATCGACTCGCACCCGGCCGTGCTGGAGGTCGCGGTGGTTGGTGTTCCCCACGACAAGTGGGGGGAGCGGCCGAAGGCCTATGTCGTGACCAGAAGCGGGGAATCGGTGACCGAGCAGGAGTTGCTCGACCACGTGAGGTCGCAGATCGCGCGCTACAAGGTTCCCGAGGCGGTCGACTTCGTCGCCGAGCTGCCGAAGACCTCCACAGGCAAGATCCAGAAGTTCCAGTTGCGGGAACGGGAGTGGGCAGGAAGGGACACGCGCGTGCAGGGCTAG
- a CDS encoding Rv3212 family protein: MNTSPGRRHDETDAQDSQAAFSSGAEDVLAGSDTAGDRGDASDSRRGGPEQHDGQATRRGRRSPWNRPRDRGVAAALAVLAVATGVLVWWFSDSRATTQRTAAPPPPPPAEPASVPAELSEIWRAPSDATTAPVSEGGLVITAADSQVVGRDPATGQARWRYARDLPLCTVTNAWSKVLAVYRKDLGCSEVTQLDAGTGRRTAQRNGDAELGTRLVEGGSHVTTTGDHLLNTWRNDLVKSMEYGRVPAQVNPGRQPRTECEYGTVAAASGKVGVIEHCPDESGARLTVLKAAGEEADKPEQEFSALLPESSATLVAMADDAVAVAMPEHGRLFVFNGEGRQTATYPLDVPSAELAANPPGGVVATSQGGDNVYWFTGSRTVALSAGTLRPLWTVHDTLGPGTLFAGEYVVPIEGGLAVLNAADGTTLRTVRVDRGGGDNTIRLAPAGPVLLEQRGDTVVALK; the protein is encoded by the coding sequence GTGAACACCTCCCCCGGGCGACGACACGACGAGACCGATGCGCAGGACAGCCAGGCCGCGTTCTCGTCCGGAGCGGAGGACGTGCTCGCGGGCAGCGACACGGCAGGTGATCGGGGGGACGCCTCCGACAGCCGACGTGGCGGCCCCGAGCAGCATGATGGGCAGGCGACGCGGCGTGGGCGCCGGTCACCGTGGAACCGCCCTCGGGACAGGGGTGTCGCCGCCGCGCTGGCGGTGCTCGCCGTGGCCACGGGTGTGCTCGTGTGGTGGTTCAGCGACAGCCGCGCCACCACACAACGAACGGCCGCACCGCCGCCCCCACCACCTGCCGAACCCGCTTCGGTACCCGCCGAGCTGAGTGAGATCTGGCGGGCACCCAGCGACGCCACCACAGCACCGGTCTCCGAAGGCGGGCTGGTGATCACCGCGGCGGACTCGCAGGTCGTGGGCCGCGATCCGGCTACCGGGCAGGCGCGCTGGCGCTACGCCCGTGACCTGCCGCTGTGCACGGTGACGAACGCGTGGTCGAAGGTGCTCGCCGTCTACCGCAAGGACCTCGGGTGCAGCGAGGTCACCCAGCTGGACGCGGGTACGGGCAGGCGCACCGCGCAACGCAACGGCGACGCCGAACTCGGCACCCGCCTCGTCGAGGGGGGCTCCCACGTCACAACCACGGGCGACCACCTGCTCAACACCTGGCGAAACGACCTGGTGAAGAGCATGGAGTACGGCCGGGTTCCCGCGCAGGTGAACCCGGGCCGTCAGCCGCGCACCGAATGTGAGTACGGCACCGTAGCCGCCGCCTCGGGCAAGGTCGGAGTGATCGAGCACTGCCCGGACGAGTCGGGGGCAAGGCTCACCGTGCTCAAGGCCGCGGGCGAGGAGGCCGACAAGCCGGAGCAGGAGTTCAGCGCGCTGCTGCCGGAGTCGTCCGCGACGCTGGTCGCGATGGCGGATGACGCCGTCGCCGTGGCGATGCCCGAACACGGACGGTTGTTCGTCTTCAACGGTGAGGGCAGGCAGACGGCGACGTATCCGCTGGATGTGCCCAGTGCCGAACTGGCGGCGAACCCGCCCGGTGGAGTCGTCGCCACCTCGCAGGGCGGCGACAACGTCTACTGGTTCACCGGCTCCCGCACCGTGGCGCTTTCGGCGGGAACACTGCGACCGCTGTGGACGGTGCACGACACGCTCGGGCCGGGCACCTTGTTCGCGGGCGAGTACGTCGTCCCCATCGAAGGCGGGCTCGCGGTGCTCAACGCCGCCGACGGGACCACGCTGCGGACCGTGCGCGTCGACCGAGGCGGCGGCGACAATACGATCAGGCTCGCGCCGGCGGGTCCGGTGTTGCTGGAACAGCGTGGAGACACGGTGGTGGCGTTGAAGTGA
- a CDS encoding ParB N-terminal domain-containing protein, protein MSSRDTGFPRTDAEHDFLRARRRQVLSRLASWLRREPDDVNITLPFDEVVEALGRESERRVGLRVIRLDSVVGSVDRGRDFDRRFRPTSARVRQRWERLALASRRGESIPPIEVYRVGDLHFVIDGHHRVSVAHALGLASIDAYVTEVRTRLGADGIRHRGDLIIKSYRRLFLERVPLSGQAAAAVLVSDPWDYAVLGEHVEAWGFRLMQDEGHLLDRQTVAARWYENEYLPVVSMLAQADLVGDRTEAEAYLWVAGERYRLMRTHRWDDEVIEALRAPSK, encoded by the coding sequence ATGAGTTCCCGCGACACCGGGTTTCCGCGCACCGACGCAGAGCACGACTTCCTGCGTGCACGCAGGCGGCAGGTGCTGTCCCGGCTGGCGAGCTGGTTACGCCGCGAACCCGACGACGTCAACATCACGCTGCCTTTCGACGAGGTGGTGGAGGCACTCGGCCGGGAGAGCGAACGGCGCGTCGGGCTGCGCGTGATTCGGCTGGACTCCGTTGTCGGCAGCGTCGATCGCGGCCGCGATTTCGACCGGCGGTTTCGCCCCACGTCGGCTCGGGTCCGGCAACGCTGGGAGCGGTTGGCGCTTGCCAGCAGGCGAGGGGAAAGCATTCCGCCGATCGAGGTGTACCGGGTGGGCGACCTGCACTTCGTGATCGACGGCCATCACCGCGTCTCGGTGGCCCACGCGCTCGGGTTGGCCTCCATCGACGCCTACGTCACCGAGGTGAGGACCCGGCTGGGCGCCGACGGGATCCGCCACCGGGGCGATTTGATCATCAAGAGCTACCGCAGGCTGTTTCTCGAGCGAGTGCCGTTGAGCGGGCAGGCCGCCGCCGCTGTGCTCGTGTCGGACCCGTGGGACTATGCCGTGCTCGGCGAGCACGTGGAGGCTTGGGGGTTTCGCCTGATGCAGGACGAGGGCCACCTTCTCGACCGGCAGACAGTCGCCGCGCGTTGGTACGAGAACGAGTACCTGCCGGTGGTGAGCATGCTTGCGCAGGCCGACCTGGTGGGCGACCGCACGGAGGCCGAGGCGTACCTGTGGGTGGCCGGTGAGCGTTACCGGCTGATGCGCACCCACCGCTGGGACGACGAGGTGATCGAGGCGCTACGCGCCCCGTCGAAGTGA
- a CDS encoding DUF2332 domain-containing protein, protein MNDLDAVRRRLRRFAAHEAAGHSPLYEHLAAKAAEDDEVASLLTAASGNDAHPTLLLAAAHRLVQADPIHPLSRYYPSLGGSDGVDADTWPLFRSFLLERADRVRELVRSRFTQTNEVGRAAVLYPAVAAVAKQARGPVGLLEVGCSAGLLLGMDKFSYHYQCDGGEQLAAGPAKAAVGLHCALSLGKGAVLPKIPKKLSVGARVGLDRSPVDVSDEDELAWLEACVWADQPERIRLLRTAAAAQRKYRPELIAGDAVADLESAAAHVPPELPLVVYTSHVLGYLPEQRRTEFIDALRALAAKRPLWWVTAEGYEGALRHVLPGRDDLSYGLSGQMALGVVRWDGAAARAEVLALASTHGQRMTWLAS, encoded by the coding sequence ATGAATGACCTGGACGCCGTCCGCAGACGGCTGCGCAGGTTCGCCGCACACGAGGCGGCGGGGCACTCGCCGCTGTACGAGCACCTCGCCGCGAAGGCCGCCGAGGACGACGAGGTGGCCTCGCTGCTCACCGCGGCGTCGGGCAACGACGCGCATCCGACGTTGTTGCTTGCGGCCGCTCACCGGCTCGTGCAGGCCGACCCGATCCACCCGCTCTCGCGCTACTACCCCTCACTTGGCGGGTCGGACGGGGTCGACGCGGATACGTGGCCACTGTTCAGGAGTTTCCTGCTGGAGCGTGCCGACCGGGTACGTGAGCTGGTGCGGTCCAGATTCACCCAGACCAACGAGGTCGGCAGGGCCGCGGTGCTGTACCCGGCCGTGGCGGCCGTCGCGAAACAGGCACGGGGACCCGTGGGGTTGCTCGAGGTCGGTTGCAGCGCGGGCCTGCTGCTGGGCATGGACAAGTTCTCCTACCACTACCAGTGCGACGGCGGCGAGCAGTTGGCCGCCGGGCCCGCGAAGGCGGCGGTCGGCCTGCACTGCGCGCTCTCGCTCGGGAAGGGCGCGGTGCTGCCCAAGATTCCGAAGAAGCTCTCGGTAGGCGCGAGGGTGGGGCTGGATCGCTCTCCGGTCGACGTCTCGGACGAGGACGAACTCGCGTGGCTGGAGGCGTGCGTGTGGGCCGACCAGCCGGAGCGCATCCGGCTGCTGCGGACGGCCGCCGCCGCGCAGCGCAAGTACCGCCCCGAGTTGATCGCGGGCGATGCCGTGGCCGACCTCGAATCGGCCGCCGCACACGTACCCCCCGAGTTGCCGCTGGTGGTGTACACCAGCCACGTGCTCGGCTACCTGCCGGAGCAACGCCGCACCGAGTTCATCGACGCGCTGCGCGCGCTCGCCGCCAAGCGTCCACTGTGGTGGGTCACCGCTGAGGGGTACGAGGGCGCGCTGCGGCACGTGCTGCCCGGTCGCGACGACCTGTCCTACGGCCTGAGCGGGCAGATGGCGCTCGGGGTGGTGCGGTGGGACGGGGCCGCCGCGCGGGCGGAGGTGCTCGCGCTGGCGTCCACACACGGTCAGCGGATGACCTGGCTGGCCAGCTGA
- a CDS encoding NUDIX hydrolase, with the protein MGTVRAVGGIVHDEQGRLLLVRRGNEPARGRWSLPGGRVEPGETDSAAVARELREETGLSVRPGALLGTLLRGPYEIFDYACVVEGGRLLAGDDADEVRWVDTEAFEELARAGVLTDGLPELLRAWNALPRV; encoded by the coding sequence ATGGGCACCGTGCGGGCAGTGGGTGGCATCGTGCATGACGAACAAGGCAGGTTGCTGCTCGTCCGTAGGGGAAACGAACCCGCCCGCGGCCGGTGGTCGTTGCCTGGTGGCCGGGTCGAGCCGGGCGAGACCGACTCCGCCGCCGTCGCAAGGGAGTTGCGTGAGGAGACCGGGCTGTCCGTACGGCCGGGAGCGCTGCTGGGCACGCTGCTACGCGGGCCCTACGAGATCTTCGACTACGCGTGCGTGGTGGAGGGCGGGCGGCTGCTCGCGGGCGACGACGCCGACGAGGTGAGGTGGGTGGACACCGAGGCGTTCGAGGAGCTGGCTCGCGCGGGCGTGCTCACCGACGGCCTCCCCGAGCTGCTACGCGCCTGGAACGCGTTGCCGAGGGTGTGA
- a CDS encoding MaoC family dehydratase, giving the protein MQFGRYFEEFEVGDVYKHWPGKTVTEYDDHLFCLLTMNHHPLHMDAHYAGETTDFGKNVVVGNYIYSLLLGMSVPDVSGKAIANLEVSSLKHVKPTFHGDTIYGETEVLEKTPSKSKDDRGVVHVETRGYKQDGTIVCTFRRKVMVPKRSYGESRGGEQPGRPVPHE; this is encoded by the coding sequence GTGCAGTTCGGTCGGTACTTCGAGGAGTTCGAGGTTGGCGACGTCTACAAGCACTGGCCGGGCAAGACGGTCACCGAGTACGACGACCACCTGTTCTGCCTGCTCACCATGAATCACCACCCGCTGCACATGGACGCGCACTACGCGGGTGAGACCACCGACTTCGGAAAGAACGTCGTCGTCGGCAACTACATCTACTCGTTGCTGCTTGGCATGTCCGTGCCAGACGTGTCGGGGAAGGCCATCGCCAACCTGGAGGTCTCCTCGCTCAAGCATGTCAAGCCGACCTTCCACGGCGACACCATCTACGGTGAAACAGAGGTGCTGGAGAAGACACCGTCGAAGTCGAAGGACGACCGTGGTGTCGTGCACGTCGAGACGCGTGGTTACAAGCAGGACGGCACTATCGTGTGCACGTTCCGGAGGAAGGTCATGGTGCCCAAGCGTTCCTACGGCGAAAGCCGCGGCGGTGAGCAGCCGGGAAGACCGGTCCCACATGAATGA
- a CDS encoding RecB family exonuclease, with translation MGQLGFDFGEQPKRLTRVTPARLSTFDDCPRRYRMNYLDRPTPQRTGPWAHSTLGAVVHTALRELFDLPVQRRTPERAAALVTQHWKDGGFADAEQAAAYRERARRWVADYVEHNDVSGDPVGLERWVSAPAAPEGGPPSLIVEGRADRIDARGGELVIIDYKTGRRTPDQYEARASQALALYAVAAARTLRRPCRRVELHHLPSGTIAAAEHTDDSLRRQLRRAEETTTDLRTATDTLAQGGDPDEVFPARTGRHCAWCDFRPSCADGRQAAQAALPWELLAPRGDGAMTE, from the coding sequence ATGGGCCAACTTGGGTTCGATTTCGGCGAGCAGCCCAAGCGCTTGACGAGGGTGACGCCCGCACGGCTTTCCACCTTCGACGACTGTCCTCGCCGCTACCGGATGAACTACCTCGACCGGCCGACACCGCAACGCACCGGGCCGTGGGCACACAGCACGCTCGGCGCGGTGGTGCATACCGCGCTGCGTGAACTGTTCGATCTGCCGGTCCAGCGGCGTACTCCGGAACGGGCCGCCGCCCTGGTCACCCAGCACTGGAAGGACGGCGGATTCGCCGACGCGGAGCAGGCGGCGGCGTACCGGGAGCGGGCACGACGCTGGGTGGCCGACTACGTCGAGCACAACGACGTCAGTGGCGATCCGGTTGGGCTCGAACGCTGGGTGTCCGCGCCCGCGGCGCCCGAAGGGGGGCCACCCTCGCTGATCGTGGAAGGGCGCGCGGACCGCATCGACGCCCGTGGCGGTGAACTCGTCATCATCGACTACAAGACTGGCAGGCGTACGCCCGACCAGTACGAGGCCCGTGCCTCACAGGCACTCGCGCTCTACGCCGTGGCGGCGGCGCGCACGCTACGAAGGCCGTGCCGCCGGGTGGAACTGCATCACCTGCCGTCCGGTACGATCGCGGCCGCCGAACACACCGACGACAGCCTTCGCCGCCAGCTTCGCCGTGCCGAGGAGACCACCACCGACCTGCGCACCGCGACGGATACCCTTGCGCAGGGCGGTGACCCTGATGAGGTGTTCCCGGCGCGAACCGGTCGGCATTGCGCGTGGTGCGACTTCCGGCCGAGCTGCGCGGACGGAAGGCAGGCCGCGCAGGCCGCGCTCCCGTGGGAACTGCTGGCTCCCCGCGGCGACGGGGCGATGACGGAGTGA
- the corA gene encoding magnesium/cobalt transporter CorA yields the protein MPAIPSLGSLRGRAATRASRAVRPPATTPVSDYVVDCGVYVDGQRLPGQWTHTAAIKEVRRRGEGFVWIGLHEPDDKQIQGVADTFGLHELAVEDAVHAHQRPKLERYDDTLFMVFRTVRYVEHESPTTANEIVESGELMAFLGTDFIITVRHGNHAGLATLRRELDADPERLAPGPASVLHAIADHVVDHFLDVTERIEDDIDEMETEVFAPRSRVSSEQIYLFKREVLELRRAVSPLAAPLRRLAEGYTRLVPDEVRSYFRNVHDHVTTVAERVAAFDELLTTLVDATLGKITLQLNSDMRKITAWAAIIAVPTALAGIYGMNFDYMPELHSRYGYPMIIAVILVICLTLYRIFRKNRWL from the coding sequence ATGCCTGCGATTCCCTCCCTCGGCAGCCTGCGGGGCAGGGCCGCCACGCGCGCGTCTCGCGCCGTACGGCCGCCTGCCACCACACCCGTATCCGATTACGTCGTGGATTGCGGCGTCTACGTCGATGGGCAACGTCTACCTGGACAGTGGACACACACGGCGGCGATCAAGGAAGTCCGGCGGCGCGGGGAGGGCTTCGTCTGGATCGGCCTGCACGAGCCGGACGACAAGCAGATTCAGGGCGTTGCCGACACGTTCGGCCTGCACGAGCTGGCCGTGGAGGACGCCGTGCACGCGCACCAGCGGCCGAAACTGGAGCGCTACGACGACACGCTCTTCATGGTGTTTCGCACCGTTCGCTATGTCGAGCACGAGTCGCCGACCACGGCGAACGAGATCGTCGAGTCGGGCGAGCTCATGGCGTTCCTCGGCACCGACTTCATCATCACGGTCCGGCACGGCAACCACGCCGGACTGGCGACGCTGCGCAGGGAGTTGGACGCGGACCCGGAACGGCTCGCCCCCGGCCCCGCGTCGGTGTTACACGCCATCGCCGACCACGTCGTCGACCACTTCCTCGACGTCACCGAGCGCATCGAGGACGACATCGACGAGATGGAGACCGAGGTGTTCGCGCCGAGGTCGCGGGTCAGCTCGGAGCAGATCTACCTGTTCAAACGCGAGGTGCTGGAGTTACGCCGCGCGGTGTCTCCACTGGCCGCGCCGCTGCGAAGGCTGGCGGAGGGCTACACCCGGCTGGTGCCTGACGAGGTGCGCTCCTACTTCCGTAACGTGCACGACCACGTCACCACGGTGGCCGAGCGGGTCGCCGCGTTCGACGAATTGCTCACCACCCTCGTCGACGCCACGCTCGGCAAGATCACGCTGCAGTTGAACTCCGACATGCGAAAGATCACGGCATGGGCCGCGATCATCGCGGTGCCGACCGCGCTGGCCGGGATCTACGGCATGAACTTCGACTACATGCCCGAGCTGCACTCCAGATACGGCTATCCGATGATCATCGCGGTCATCCTCGTGATCTGCCTGACGCTGTACCGAATATTCCGCAAGAACCGCTGGCTCTAG
- a CDS encoding alpha/beta fold hydrolase, whose translation MATALLLPGYTGSKEDFAPLLDGLAAGGVLPVAVDLPGQYESPGPDDESRYLPAALGEVVTQLVQALRADGPVLLLGHSYGGLVARGAVLAGAPIAGLTLLGSGPAKLPPGPRLRAVEMGDPLLREHGIAAAYTVRERLSESLPRAAEPEALKALLRERFLASSPAGLLGMALGLRTEPDRVAELAAVLRERGVPSQVVAGRHDDAWSVPSQSEMAGRLGASFATVVNAAHSPNVENPPVLLKTLLGEWKSWLQAH comes from the coding sequence ATGGCCACCGCGTTGCTGCTGCCCGGCTACACCGGCTCGAAGGAGGATTTCGCCCCGCTGCTGGACGGACTCGCAGCGGGCGGTGTGCTTCCGGTTGCCGTGGATCTGCCCGGCCAGTACGAGTCCCCTGGCCCCGACGACGAGTCGCGCTACCTTCCCGCCGCGCTGGGCGAAGTGGTGACACAGCTGGTGCAGGCACTGCGGGCGGACGGTCCGGTGTTGCTCCTCGGCCATTCCTACGGCGGACTGGTGGCTCGCGGCGCGGTGCTCGCGGGAGCTCCCATCGCGGGACTCACGCTGCTCGGCAGCGGCCCCGCGAAGCTACCGCCGGGGCCACGACTGCGGGCCGTGGAGATGGGCGATCCGCTGCTGCGCGAGCACGGCATCGCGGCCGCGTACACGGTGCGGGAGCGGCTCAGCGAAAGCCTGCCCCGCGCAGCCGAGCCGGAGGCGCTGAAGGCGCTCCTGCGAGAGCGGTTCCTCGCGTCCAGTCCCGCGGGCCTGCTGGGGATGGCGCTCGGCCTGCGCACCGAGCCGGACCGGGTAGCGGAGTTGGCTGCCGTGCTGCGCGAGCGTGGGGTGCCGAGCCAAGTGGTGGCGGGCAGGCACGACGACGCGTGGAGCGTGCCCAGTCAAAGTGAGATGGCGGGCAGGCTCGGGGCCTCGTTCGCGACGGTGGTCAACGCCGCGCACTCCCCCAACGTCGAGAACCCGCCCGTGCTGCTGAAGACCCTGCTGGGCGAGTGGAAGTCCTGGCTCCAGGCCCACTGA
- a CDS encoding PH domain-containing protein, protein MFAPRDPDEYLLDTERRVIRVRRHWACLVWETFEAIALIAICVMVSYVLPPALWAVQNILWYVALFVVLRFAYQVIEWWVERLVVTDKRFVMTTGVWTTKVLMMPITKVTDLTYERSFWGRMLGYGTMIVESAGQIQALNRIEYLPKPEEFYDTISELVFGDKQKQAERFSMIKAQRAARGKRVAR, encoded by the coding sequence ATGTTCGCGCCACGCGACCCAGACGAGTACCTGCTCGACACCGAGCGCAGGGTCATCAGAGTCCGACGGCACTGGGCCTGCCTGGTGTGGGAAACGTTCGAGGCCATCGCGCTGATCGCGATCTGCGTGATGGTGTCGTACGTCCTCCCACCCGCGCTGTGGGCGGTGCAGAACATCCTCTGGTACGTGGCCCTGTTCGTAGTCCTGCGCTTCGCCTACCAGGTGATCGAGTGGTGGGTCGAGCGACTGGTGGTCACCGACAAGCGATTCGTGATGACGACGGGCGTGTGGACCACGAAGGTCCTCATGATGCCGATCACGAAGGTCACCGACCTGACCTACGAACGCTCGTTCTGGGGCCGCATGCTCGGCTACGGCACGATGATCGTCGAGTCGGCTGGGCAGATCCAGGCACTCAACCGCATCGAGTACCTGCCGAAGCCGGAGGAGTTCTACGACACCATCTCCGAGTTGGTGTTCGGGGACAAGCAGAAGCAGGCGGAGCGCTTCTCGATGATCAAGGCGCAGCGGGCGGCCCGAGGCAAGCGCGTGGCTCGCTGA